A region from the Tahibacter amnicola genome encodes:
- a CDS encoding polysaccharide deacetylase family protein translates to MRVPILTYHAVNIAGNDYASNDHVAFAADLEMLHATGWRIVPLHWIVEQRLGKADRDLRRCVALTCDDGSDFDYHDLDHPQHGRQRSLYNLLLDFRARHGRAAQPDLHLTVFAIADPSARTAMDRACLIGHDWMQEHWWRAAQSSGLVAIENHSWDHNHPCLANPGPAGLVRGDFHDVTTDAKADHEIRQAQDYLAARLAPHRPSLFCYPFGHVNAFLADDWLPRNGEAIGLAAAFGDGAQPATTQSHRWNIPRYICGWHWKSPAELAAILDQAA, encoded by the coding sequence ATGCGGGTTCCGATTCTCACCTATCACGCGGTCAACATCGCCGGGAACGACTACGCCAGCAACGACCACGTGGCCTTCGCCGCCGATCTGGAAATGCTGCATGCCACCGGCTGGCGCATCGTCCCGCTGCACTGGATCGTCGAGCAACGGCTGGGCAAGGCTGACAGGGACCTGCGCCGCTGCGTCGCGCTGACCTGCGACGACGGCAGCGACTTCGACTACCACGACCTGGATCACCCGCAGCACGGGCGACAGCGCAGCCTGTACAACCTCCTGCTTGATTTCCGCGCCCGCCATGGCCGTGCGGCGCAGCCCGACCTGCACCTCACCGTATTCGCCATCGCCGATCCCTCGGCGCGCACCGCAATGGACCGCGCCTGCCTGATCGGCCACGACTGGATGCAGGAACACTGGTGGCGCGCCGCCCAAAGCAGCGGCCTGGTGGCGATCGAGAACCACAGCTGGGATCACAACCATCCCTGTCTGGCCAACCCTGGGCCGGCCGGCCTGGTGCGCGGCGATTTCCATGACGTCACGACAGATGCCAAGGCCGACCACGAAATCCGCCAGGCACAGGACTACCTCGCCGCGCGCCTGGCGCCACACCGGCCGAGCCTGTTCTGTTATCCGTTCGGGCACGTGAACGCGTTTCTCGCCGACGACTGGCTGCCGCGCAACGGCGAAGCGATCGGGCTGGCCGCTGCGTTCGGCGATGGTGCACAACCGGCGACCACGCAGAGCCATCGCTGGAATAT